In Labeo rohita strain BAU-BD-2019 chromosome 16, IGBB_LRoh.1.0, whole genome shotgun sequence, one DNA window encodes the following:
- the cd22 gene encoding B-cell receptor CD22, whose translation MFYISILLQLLVSDLVASWPVSYNPGSICVFERSSVYFSCTFDYVSYRTLKTTKWFKPEAHQKQDGTQVGISVYNSVAAEIHQLYKNRTTYANQDKNCSLQLHNVSRSDSGRYFFRFETYNEKYTGLGGINLNVAVLPFRVTVKPQRLNGHIYEGDSVILTCSTENCTPKQELFFWFKNQRLIPQANENVLRISSVSHNDFGNYSCGLKNSSTTSADEVLLDVRYCPKNTEIAVLPSGKIKEGNSLTLICMSNANPAVTNYTWFMIKEANVSYIGSDREFSIRSASQKNNGQYFCTAKNDMGSQNSTVIALEVEVPGRRNSMLTATVVFLFLMAVLLVLFGLIIWRKQFPSKKPPTEQTSAFTVTVTEEIYENLRKSSESEENRTTCVTYADLRLPQSTSDRPRCNRQEGNSVIYSILSYKD comes from the exons ATGTTTTACATCAGCATATTATTGCAGCTGCTTGTATCAG atCTTGTGGCTTCATGGCCAGTTTCATACAACCCTGGAAGCATATGTGTATTCGAAAGATCATCTGTGTATTTCAGCTGCACATTTGATTATGTGTCTTATCGCAcacttaaaacaacaaaatggtTCAAGCCAGAAGCTCATCAGAAACAAGACGGGACGCAGGTGGGAATATCTGTCTATAACTCAGTGGCGGCAGAGATTCACCAGCTATACAAAAACAGAACGACTTATGCAAACCAAGACAAAAACTGCTCACTGCAGTTACATAATGTCTCCAGAAGTGACTCTGGAAGATATTTCTTTCGCTTTGAaacatataatgaaaaatacacaGGATTAGGTGGCATAAACCTCAACGTAGCAG TTCTACCTTTCAGAGTAACAGTGAAACCACAAAGGCTGAATGGACACATCTATGAAGGAGACTCTGTGATACTGACATGCAGCACAGAAAACTGTACCCCAAAACAAGAGCTGTTTTTCTGGTTTAAAAACCAACGTCTGATTCCACAAGCCAATGAGAATGTGCTCCGAATCTCTTCTGTCTCTCACAATGATTTTGGCAACTACTCCTGCggtctgaagaacagcagcacgACTTCCGCAGATGAAGTACTGCTTGACGTAAGAT ATTGTCCAAAGAACACTGAAATAGCCGTTTTGCCATCTGGAAAGATAAAGGAAGGAAACTCACTGACTCTGATCTGTATGAGCAATGCCAACCCTGCAGTGACAAACTACACTTGGTTTATGATCAAAGAAGCAAACGTCTCTTATATAGGATCTGATCGTGAATTCTCCATCAGATCTGCTAGTCAGAAGAACAATGGACAGTACTTCTGCACTGCTAAAAATGACATGGGTTCTCAAAACTCTACAGTCATAGCACTGGAAGTTGAAG TGCCTGGTCGTCGAAATTCCATGCTGACTGCaacagttgtgtttttgtttctaaTGGCTGTATTGTTAGTCCTGTTTGGTCTCATTATATG GAGGAAACAGTTTCCATCAAAGAAGCCACCCACAGAACAG ACATCTGCATTCACTGTCACAGTCACAGAGGAGATCTATGAGAACCTGAGAAAATCGTCAGAGTCTGAAGAAAACCGTACTACGTGTGTGACATATGCAGATCTAAGGCTTCCTCAATCAACCTCAGACAG aCCACGTTGCAACAGGCAAGAGGGGAACAGCGTGATCTA